The genomic stretch CGCGCTTTCCTGATGCGGTGAATCGAGCCCGGCGCGCCGTGGAGGCCGCCCTGGACCCGGAAGGCCTGACCCTGGTGGCCTGCTCCGGTGGCGCGGACTCCCTGGCCCTTGCCGCCGCCGCGGCATTTCACCACCGGCGCCGCAGCACCGCCGACGGCACGACCGGTGCCGGGCGGGTCGGCGCCGTCGTCGTCGATCACCAGCTGCACCCCGACAGCGAGGCGGTCACCGCCGCGGCGCTGACCCAGCTCACCGGCCTGGGCCTGGACCCGGTGATCTCCGTGCAGGCGAGAGTGGACCCGAACTCCACGGCCGGTCCCGAGGCTGCCGCGCGCACCGCCAGGTACCGGGCATTCGCCCAGGCGCTGGAGCAGACCGGCGCCCAGCGGATCCTGTTGGGCCATACCCGCGATGACCAGGCCGAACAGGTTCTGCTGGGGTTGGCACGCGGCTCCGGGACCCGCAGCCTCGCCGGGATCCCGGCGGTGCGCGGTCCCTTCCGGCGCCCGCTGCTGGGCCTGACCCGGGACGAGACCGAGCAGATCTGCGCCCACGCGCAGCTGAGTCCCTGGCAGGATCCGGCCAACACGGACCCTCGATTCCTGCGCTCCAGGATCCGCACCGAGATCCTGCCCTACCTGGAGGCGCGGCTGAGCAGCAGCATCACGGATTCCCTGGCGCGCACCGCGCAGATCGCCGCCGAGGACGCGGACTATCTGGATCAGGCGGCGAAGGCGCGCTTCGAGCTGCTGCTCGAGGACCCCGGCGCAGAGGGTCAGTTGAGGATGGAGCTGCAGGCGCTGGGCGACGAGCCGCCGGCGATCCGCCGCCGGGTGATCGCGCTCGCCGTCATCGCCGCGGGCGGCGCCACCCCCTCCTACGAGCGGCTCACCGCCGTGGAGAATCTCCTGCACCGCAGCGGATCCGCGGGTCCGATCGAGCTCGAGGGCGGGGTCAGCGCGCACCGCGGGACGCGGGGGAGCCCGGACTATGCGAAACTTGTCATCGTTCCACGCCTGAACTGAGGAACGCGAGACTTATCTACTAGGAGCTGGACACCACCCATGGACGCTCAGGATGTCAAAGCAGATCTCACCGAGGTGCTCTACACCAAGGAAGAGATCGACGCGAAGATCAGAGAACTTGCAGCAGTCATCGACCGGGACTACGCAGACAAGGATGTGCTGTTGGTCGGTGTCCTCAAGGGTGCGGTCATGGTCATGGCCGATCTGGCCCGGGCGCTGCGCTCGCATGTGACCATGGACTGGATGGCGGTGTCCTCCTACGGCTCCGGCACCAAGTCCTCCGGGGTGGTGCGGATCCTGAAGGACCTCGACGCGGACCTGATGAACCGGCACGTGCTCATCGTCGAGGACATCATCGACTCCGGGCTCACGCTGTCCTGGCTGAAGACCAACCTGGAGTCCCGCGGCCCGGCCACCCTGGAGATCTGCACGCTCTTCCGCAAGCCCGACGCGGTCAAGGTCGACATCGACGTGAAGTACGTCGGCATGGACATCCCGAACAAGTTCGTCGTGGGCTACGGCCTGGACTTCGCCGAGAAGTACCGCAACCTCGACTGTGTCGGGATCCTGGCTCCGCATATCTACCAGTGAGCTGGCGGCGAACGTCGCCGAACCGGTTACCCGCGCG from Nesterenkonia sandarakina encodes the following:
- the hpt gene encoding hypoxanthine phosphoribosyltransferase translates to MDAQDVKADLTEVLYTKEEIDAKIRELAAVIDRDYADKDVLLVGVLKGAVMVMADLARALRSHVTMDWMAVSSYGSGTKSSGVVRILKDLDADLMNRHVLIVEDIIDSGLTLSWLKTNLESRGPATLEICTLFRKPDAVKVDIDVKYVGMDIPNKFVVGYGLDFAEKYRNLDCVGILAPHIYQ
- the tilS gene encoding tRNA lysidine(34) synthetase TilS, yielding MSPRFPDAVNRARRAVEAALDPEGLTLVACSGGADSLALAAAAAFHHRRRSTADGTTGAGRVGAVVVDHQLHPDSEAVTAAALTQLTGLGLDPVISVQARVDPNSTAGPEAAARTARYRAFAQALEQTGAQRILLGHTRDDQAEQVLLGLARGSGTRSLAGIPAVRGPFRRPLLGLTRDETEQICAHAQLSPWQDPANTDPRFLRSRIRTEILPYLEARLSSSITDSLARTAQIAAEDADYLDQAAKARFELLLEDPGAEGQLRMELQALGDEPPAIRRRVIALAVIAAGGATPSYERLTAVENLLHRSGSAGPIELEGGVSAHRGTRGSPDYAKLVIVPRLN